The sequence GCTGCCAGCTGGAAGGCTTCCGCCAGGTCCTGACGGGTACCGACCAGGGAGCCGATGATTTCAATCCCGTCGAGGACGGTCTTGGAAATCGGGACGTCGATGTTGCCCTTCGGCAGGGAAACGGCGACGACCTTTCCACCGGCACGGACGGAAGCAATCGCCTGATCATAGCAGATTGGCGCAGTCGCGGTGACAACCGCCGCTTGAACGCCACCGACCTTGTCCTGGATCTCCTTGGCTGGGTCTGTCTTGGCGGAGTTGATAATAATGTCAGCCCCTTCCTGCTTGGCGGACTCGAGCTTGGCATCGTTGATATCGACGGCAACAACGTGAGCCTTAAAGACGTTCTTAGCCCACTGAACACCGAGGTTGCCCAGACCACCGGCACCATACATTGCGATCCACTGGCCTGGCCGGATTTGACTGGTCTTGATGGCCTTGTAGGTCGTTACCCCGGCACAGGTCACGGACGTTGCCTTGACCGGGTCGAGGGCTTCAGGCACCTTGACGGCATAGTTGGCCTTGACGATGCAGTACTCGGCCATCGCACCGTCAACGGTGTAGCCAGAGTTCAGCACGTGCCGGCACAGGGCTTCGTTCCCACTGACACAGTATTCGCAGTGACCACAGCCGGAGTAGAACCAGGCGATTGAAACCCGGTCACCAACCTTAACGGAGGTCACGCCGGGAGCAACCTTCACGACTCGGCCGATTCCCTCGTGACCGGTAATCCGGCCGGGAACCTTTCCGAACTGACCGGCAGCAACGTGCAGGTCAGTATGGCAGAGTCCACAGTATTCGATCTTTACCAAAGCTTCGCCGGCCTTCAGATCCCGGAGGTCAACATCCTTGATGTCAAAGTAACCATCACAGGCATCACGTACAACAGCGGCTTTCATAATAACATCTCCCATAGCAACAAAGCCAACCAAAGTAAAAAGATAAAAACAACAAATGAGTAAAATATCTTTTGATTACTTTACGCCCCTACTGTAGTTCGCTTATTCACAAAATGCAAGCGCTTTCCGAAATGAATTTTATTTTTTAACCCAAAAAATTGCGGATTTGGACTGCAATCTTGTCCAAATCCGCAATTAATTAATGACTTCGCTTGTTTTTTTACTTTTAGCCCATTGCATGGTGTGTGTTGTGGTGCACATTCGTCATGTTCTTGTAGCCAAAGTAGAACTGCAGAGCAGCGACCACGATGTTAGCCCAGTTCATTGCGATGAACCAGCCATCGATAGCACTGGCGTCGTGGGTGACACTGTAGTAGACCCAGAAGCCAATTACAATAGCACAAACGTTAATCCAAGCGAAGGTCTTTTGTAATTTTTGATCATCGAGCTTAAACCACATCCATACCACATTGACGACAAACCAAATGGCTAAAACCCAAAATACAAAGTTAAACATAAGACACCCCTCCTTAGAATACATTTGAGAAAGATGATCAATGACCAATCTCATTGATCACTTTCTATTATAAAGAAAGCACAAATAATAGTAAGCGTTAATAATGTCGATTTGCCCAACACCTGCATAATTGTGCGATATCAGTCGCAAAATACATCGTTATTTTATTGTATCTTGTCAAAGGATAATCAAAAATAAATAATCGTTTATTAAATTATTTTCCAATTTCCACACATTAATACAATTGAGGAACTCATGTACAATAAAAGTGAGCATAAGAGAATGCTTACCTGAGAAAGGAAAAGCAGATACTATTTCAAGATTATGGCGACCAGGCCGCCTGGCAGTTTCTCAGCTGGTTTCTGAGGCTGATCGTCCACGGCGCTAATGTTAAGGAATCATTTGTCTAAGCTGCTGATGAGACTCATTAGCAGCTTTTTTTTATTATGCAACATTTATTTACAGACAATACTATATAAGATATAATATCAAATGAAGGAGGGGATCCTGATGAAAATCCAAATTACCGCCGATCTCCTGGATGGCATTGTGCTGGCGATCCTTGAACGACAGGATTACTACGGCTACGCGCTGACACAACGAATCCAGGAAGTGATCACGATTTCGGAATCGACGATGTATCCGGTCCTGCGCCGATTGAAGAAGGACGGCTTCGTGACGACCTACGACCAGCCTTATCAGGGTCGCAACCGGCGCTACTACCAGATTACCGAAGAGGGAAAGAAACATTTAACCCGGGTTCGCAAGCTCTGGAATGACTACAAGCAGAGTCTGGACCAGATCTTTAATCCAAGTGGGGAGGGGAATGAGAACAATGAATGAACGGGAGAAATACATTAGCGAACTGGCAACCTACCTCAGCCAACTGACCGAGGAGGAGCGTCAGGACGCCCTGGAGTTTTACGACGAGTTCATCGCAGATGGCAACCTGACGAGCCGGGGTGCCATTGAGGAAAAATTAGGGACGCCCCGGCAGCTCAGCCGGAAAATCCTGGCTGACTACTCGATTAAGGCCAATACCCGGTCGGCCATGACGGGGCGACCAGCCAGCACCCATTCCAGCTGGCGGGTCTTCTGGTGGGTCCTGCTGGCGATCATTGCCTCGCCGCTGACCTTCGGAATTGGCTTGGTGGCCATCGTGGTCCTGGTTGCGGCGGCGGCCTGTCTGATCGGCCTGGGCGCCGGGGCCGTAGCGGTTGTCGGTGCCTTTGCCGTGGCCGCTTGCGCAACCCTGTATGCCGGGATCGGGCTGCTCTTTACAGCCCCGATGTCCGGCCTCTTCTACCTGGGAATTGGCTTAGCCTGCGTCGGTGCTTTCATGATCTTCCTGCCGCTGCTTTACTGGCTAGTTCGCTTACTGGCCCAGGCGGTCGCCAACTTTGCTAAGTTCATTTACCAAAAGATTCAGGCACGCAGGGGGGAGGCATAATCATGAAGAAAATGTTTAAGTTCGGCTGGCTCGTCCTGATTGTCGGCCTGGTGGCTTTGGCAATTGGTTATTTCAACCATGGTGCCCAAAACGTCACCTTTGAAAACGGTCGGCCGGTGGTGCAACGCCAGGCCAGCTGGAATTTGACCAGCAAGCACTTCAAACGCGTTGACCTGGATGTTGACTCGGCAAACGTGACGATCAAGCACGGCAATAAGTTTAAGGTCAGCTACCGGGGCCTGGACCGCAATAAGCCGACGGTGACGGTCAAGAACAAGACGCTGCGGGTCCGTCAATCCGGCACCCGCAGCTACAACGGGAGCGTCTTTAGCGTCAACGGCATCAGTGATCACCTGACGATCACCCTGCCATATGATGCCCAAATCAAGGGCGGCCGTATTGCCTTGAACAGTGGCGAGCTGGCCGTTAACGGGGTTGACCTGACGCACGTCAAGCTGACCAATGAGAGCGGCGACGTTGACCTGAGCGACCTGACGCTGAACGGTGGGCAGACAAACCTGTCCTCCGGCGAATTCGATGCGCACAGCCTGACGATTACCGGCCACTACGCCGTTCAGAATGATTCCGGTGATAACGAGGCTCACGCAATCTCCGCGGACGGCTACCGCCTGAAGTCCGACAGTGGCGACAACGAGGTTAATGGTCAGGATAAGGATGACCAGAGCGTCGTGGAGGAAAACATGAACGCCGCCAACACGCTAGAACTGATCACTACTTCCGGTGATAATGAATATACTGATTAAACGTAAAAAACGAGGCTGGAATTTCCAACCTCGTTTTTTAGTTTCGCTCTTTGGTCTCTTTCGCATGCTGCGTGCCTACCGCAGATTCCTGCTGCTTCAACGTTTCGGCAATTTCTTTAAGGTACTGAACCTCTGGGCTTGGCTCCGCCGGTTGTTCTTCCTCCTGTTTATCCTTACGGAAGTGATTGATCCCCTTAATCATCAGGAAGACCACGAAGGAAATGATGAGGAAGTTAATGACGGCGTTGAGAAAGGCCCCGACCTTAAACTGGGCGTCGCCAATGGTTAGGATAATGTTGGATAGATCGATCTTGCCGATGAACAGCCCAATCAGGGGATTGATCAGGTAGTCGACCAGGTCTTTGACGATGGTCGTAAAGGCTGAACCGACGATTATACCAACGGCCATGTCGATCACGTTGCCACGGGAAATGAAGTCCTTGAATTCCTGAATCATTAGTGTGCCTCCTTTATGTCTGGGGGTAAATGCTAATTTAATATTATCAAGCCCGGGCGGCGGTACCAATGGCTGTGGAGCGGATTTGGGATAAAATTAAAAAGCTTAAGGCAAAATAAAAACGAGGCTGAAAATTCAGTCTCGTTTTGAAAATTCAATTACTTAGCGTCTTCAACGCCGGTACCGTCGTAGCAGCGTTCCAGGAGTTCCTTCAGCTGGCTAACGAGTGGTTCAACCGGGTTGGTCGTCGTACATTGGTCCTCGTAGGCAAGGACGGCCAGTTCGTCGACCACCTTGTTGAACTTCTGCCGGCTAACCCCGTTGTCCTTCAGGCTTAACTTAACACCGCACTGGTGAGCAACCTCGATGAACTTCTGGGCGTAAGCTTCTGCCAGTTCTTCGTCCGAATTGCCTTGCAGGCCGATGAACCGTGCCAGGTCGGCGTAGTCCTTAGTAGCGTGGAAGGTTTCGTAGTGTGGCCAGAGGGCAAGCTTTTGTGGCCGCTTGGAGTTGAAGCGGATTACCTGTGGCATAGCGATCGCGATCAGCAGACCGTGAGGCAGACCGAAGGCACCACCCATCTTGTGAGCCAGGGAGTGGGTGATTCCGAGGAAGGCCTGACCGAATGCCATCCCGGCCATCGTGGAGAAGTCGTGCATCTTCCGCCGGGCCAGCTTGTCACCGTCAACTGACTTCGGCAGGTATTCCATCGCGCCCTTGACGGTTTGCAGCGACCAACCACGGGTGTAGTCGGTTGCCATGACGGAAACGTAGGATTCAGTGGCGTGGCAGATGACGTCTAAACCCGTGTATGCCGTAGTCTTGGGTGGAACGGTTTCCACAAACTGGGAGTCAACGATCGCGATGTTTGGCGTCAGTGCGTAGTCGGCCAGTGGGTACTTCACGTGGGTCTTGGAGTCGGTGATGACAGCGAACGGGGTCACTTCGGAACCAGTCCCGGAAGTAGTTGGAATCCCGATCAGTTGGGACTTCACCGGCTTCTTGATCTGGTAAGCACGCTTCCGGATATCGAGGTACTTCTGCATTACGCCGTACCAGGAAGTTTCTGGGTGCTCGTAGAACATCCACATTGCCTTGGCGGCGTCCATTGGTGAACCACCACCGAGGGCGATGATGGTGTCCGGCTTGAAGTCGTTCATCATTGCAACACCCTTTTCAACGGTGTTCGTTGATGGATCTTCTTCAACGTCATCGAAGACCAGGTAGGCCGTCCGGTTTTGACGGAGCCGCAGTTGGTCGATGACCCGTTGAACATAACCACGCTTGCTCATCCCCGGGCCGGTAACGATGAAGGCCCGTTCAATGTTTGGGATATCCCGCAATTCTTTTAGCGAGTTCCGTTGAAAGTATACTTTTGGGGGAATCTTGACCCACTGACGATTTTCCCGCCGTTTCGCGATCACCTTGATGTTTAAGAGGTCCCAGTCGGTAACGTTGTGAGAAACAGAGTTACCACCGTAGGAACCGGTCCCCAGGGTCAGGGATGGGGTCATGTTGTTGTAGATGTTACCAATCCCACCGATGCCGGATGGGGAGTTGACGATGATCCGGGAAGCACGCATTTCCAGGCCGTACTTGGTGATCAGGTCGTCGTCTAAGGTGTGGATAGCGGCCGTGTGACCTTCACCACCGTAGTGCAGGAGAGCCCGGCAGATGTCAAAGGCGTTCTCACGGGAGCTTGCCCGGTACATGGTCAGCACTGGGGACAGCTTTTCAGCGGAAAGTGGGTACTTGTCACCAACCCCGTCGTATTCGGCGATCAGGACCTTGGTATTGGCTGGAACGTTCTTCAGACCACACATTTCGGCAATGGCGTTGGCAGAACGACCGGCGATTGGTCCGCGGACCTGGTGACGGTCAGGGTCGATGAAGCCGTCGGTAAAGGTCTTGATTTCGTTTGGCTTGATGAAGTAGCAGTTCCACTTCTTAAATTCTTCCTTGACTTGATCGTAAATCTCGTCGTCAACAACGACGGAGTTTTCGGAAGCACAGATCATTCCGTTATCGAAGGTCTTGGATAAAACAATGTCGTAGATGGAACGGGCAATGTTTGCGGACTTTTCGATGTAGGCCGGGCCGTTACCAGGGCCCACCCCTAATGCCGGGTTACCGGAGCTGTAGGCCGCCTTAACCATGGCCGGACCACCAGTTGCCAGGATGGTAGCGGTGTGTGGGTTTTGGATCAGGGCCGTTGTGGCTTCGATGCTGCATTGTGGAATCCATTGGATCATGTTCTTCGGTGCACCGGCCTTTTCGGCGGCTTCCTGAAGGATCTTGGCGGTCTTGACGGAAGACTTCAGGGCCTGCGGGTGGAAGGAGAAGATGATCGTGTTCCGCGTCTTAGCGGAGATGATTGACTTGAAGATCGTCGTGGAGGTTGGGTTGGTAACGGGAACGATCCCGGCGATTACCCCCAGCGGGTCGGCGATGGTGATGGTTTGGTCTTCGTCGTTGTCTTCGATGATGCCGACGGTCTTGTCGTGACGAATGTTGTTCCAGATGTATTCACTGGCGTAGATGTTCTTGATGGCCTTATCTTCGGCGATCCCCCGACCGGTTTCGTTAGCGGCGTCCACGGCCAGGTCCATGTGGTGCTCTTCGGCTGCCAGGGCCATGGCCTGACAGATCTTGTCAACCTGTTCTTGTGAATAGTAACGCAATTTTTCAAAGGCGGCCAGACTCTTATCCATCAGGTCGTCAATCATTGCTTGTGCTTGTTGTTGCTTGTTTTCTTTTGTTTCAGTAGTTTGTTTTTTTGCTGTAGCCATAACAAAGTGCTCCTTTAAGTCAATATAGTTTGTTACGCTTTGAACATGATTCATAATAATATAGGAGATTTGGAAAAGCAAGCGCTTTGTTATTCATTGAGCAATGGTTAAATTGATGTATTCGCTTACAACATTATTGGGATAATGCTTGCACACATAGGAAAAATATTGGTATAAATTTTGGATGCCTGAACTGCATAAAATTCAGTTCATACAGTTATTGAACAATAATTCACATTAAGACCAAAAGAAAACCCGTGCTGCCAATTGAATGGTTACACGGGTCTGTTGAATTAATCACGCGAGTTCTTGTCCTTGCCGGCGTTCGGGTCCTTGATGTTGTAGTCGTCGTCGCTCATCGCTTCGACGGCCCCGAGCCGGTAGCCATTCCCCACCTGACTGAAGAAGTCGTGGTTGGAGGTCGAAGTCGAGATCCCGTTCATGACCACCGGATTGACGTCAGCGGCGGTGTCCGGGAAGAGCGGGTCCTGACCGAGGTTCATCAGGGCCTTGTTGGCGTTGTAGCGAATGAAGGTCAAGACGTCACTGGTCCAGCCGATTTGATCGTACAGCAGGTGGGTGTAGTCTTCCTCGTTGCTGTAAAGGTCGTAGAGGAAGTTGTACATCCAGTCCTTCATGTCCTGCTGCTGCTTTTCGGTCCGCTCGTGAAGTCCGACCTGGAACTTGTAGCCGATGTAGGTGCCGTGAACGGATTCGTCCCGCAGGATCAGCTTGATGATTTCGGCAACGTTGTTCAGCTTATTGTGGCCCAGGTAATAGAGCGGGGTGTAGAAGCCTGAGTAGAAGAGGAAGGTTTCCAAGAAGACGTTGGCAACCTTTTTTTTCAGTGGATCCTCGCTCGGGTCGCGGTACATGTTAGCGAT comes from Limosilactobacillus sp. and encodes:
- a CDS encoding PadR family transcriptional regulator, which encodes MKIQITADLLDGIVLAILERQDYYGYALTQRIQEVITISESTMYPVLRRLKKDGFVTTYDQPYQGRNRRYYQITEEGKKHLTRVRKLWNDYKQSLDQIFNPSGEGNENNE
- the adhE gene encoding bifunctional acetaldehyde-CoA/alcohol dehydrogenase, with the translated sequence MATAKKQTTETKENKQQQAQAMIDDLMDKSLAAFEKLRYYSQEQVDKICQAMALAAEEHHMDLAVDAANETGRGIAEDKAIKNIYASEYIWNNIRHDKTVGIIEDNDEDQTITIADPLGVIAGIVPVTNPTSTTIFKSIISAKTRNTIIFSFHPQALKSSVKTAKILQEAAEKAGAPKNMIQWIPQCSIEATTALIQNPHTATILATGGPAMVKAAYSSGNPALGVGPGNGPAYIEKSANIARSIYDIVLSKTFDNGMICASENSVVVDDEIYDQVKEEFKKWNCYFIKPNEIKTFTDGFIDPDRHQVRGPIAGRSANAIAEMCGLKNVPANTKVLIAEYDGVGDKYPLSAEKLSPVLTMYRASSRENAFDICRALLHYGGEGHTAAIHTLDDDLITKYGLEMRASRIIVNSPSGIGGIGNIYNNMTPSLTLGTGSYGGNSVSHNVTDWDLLNIKVIAKRRENRQWVKIPPKVYFQRNSLKELRDIPNIERAFIVTGPGMSKRGYVQRVIDQLRLRQNRTAYLVFDDVEEDPSTNTVEKGVAMMNDFKPDTIIALGGGSPMDAAKAMWMFYEHPETSWYGVMQKYLDIRKRAYQIKKPVKSQLIGIPTTSGTGSEVTPFAVITDSKTHVKYPLADYALTPNIAIVDSQFVETVPPKTTAYTGLDVICHATESYVSVMATDYTRGWSLQTVKGAMEYLPKSVDGDKLARRKMHDFSTMAGMAFGQAFLGITHSLAHKMGGAFGLPHGLLIAIAMPQVIRFNSKRPQKLALWPHYETFHATKDYADLARFIGLQGNSDEELAEAYAQKFIEVAHQCGVKLSLKDNGVSRQKFNKVVDELAVLAYEDQCTTTNPVEPLVSQLKELLERCYDGTGVEDAK
- a CDS encoding DUF1700 domain-containing protein yields the protein MRTMNEREKYISELATYLSQLTEEERQDALEFYDEFIADGNLTSRGAIEEKLGTPRQLSRKILADYSIKANTRSAMTGRPASTHSSWRVFWWVLLAIIASPLTFGIGLVAIVVLVAAAACLIGLGAGAVAVVGAFAVAACATLYAGIGLLFTAPMSGLFYLGIGLACVGAFMIFLPLLYWLVRLLAQAVANFAKFIYQKIQARRGEA
- the mscL gene encoding large-conductance mechanosensitive channel protein MscL — encoded protein: MIQEFKDFISRGNVIDMAVGIIVGSAFTTIVKDLVDYLINPLIGLFIGKIDLSNIILTIGDAQFKVGAFLNAVINFLIISFVVFLMIKGINHFRKDKQEEEQPAEPSPEVQYLKEIAETLKQQESAVGTQHAKETKERN
- the nrdF gene encoding class 1b ribonucleoside-diphosphate reductase subunit beta; the encoded protein is MKLEQEFKPLKSYEAINWNEVSDMIDKATWEKLTEQFWLDTRIPVSNDLDDWRELDDDHRWTVSHVFGGLTLLDTVQSEAGMTALKQDVKTKHETAVLNNIQFMESVHAKSYSTIFSTLNTPDEIDEIFKWSDSEEYLQNKAVRIANMYRDPSEDPLKKKVANVFLETFLFYSGFYTPLYYLGHNKLNNVAEIIKLILRDESVHGTYIGYKFQVGLHERTEKQQQDMKDWMYNFLYDLYSNEEDYTHLLYDQIGWTSDVLTFIRYNANKALMNLGQDPLFPDTAADVNPVVMNGISTSTSNHDFFSQVGNGYRLGAVEAMSDDDYNIKDPNAGKDKNSRD
- the adhP gene encoding alcohol dehydrogenase AdhP; protein product: MKAAVVRDACDGYFDIKDVDLRDLKAGEALVKIEYCGLCHTDLHVAAGQFGKVPGRITGHEGIGRVVKVAPGVTSVKVGDRVSIAWFYSGCGHCEYCVSGNEALCRHVLNSGYTVDGAMAEYCIVKANYAVKVPEALDPVKATSVTCAGVTTYKAIKTSQIRPGQWIAMYGAGGLGNLGVQWAKNVFKAHVVAVDINDAKLESAKQEGADIIINSAKTDPAKEIQDKVGGVQAAVVTATAPICYDQAIASVRAGGKVVAVSLPKGNIDVPISKTVLDGIEIIGSLVGTRQDLAEAFQLAADGGINPIVHTRKLSEINDIVDEMKNDEIVGRMVVDFTHGAN
- a CDS encoding DUF4097 family beta strand repeat-containing protein translates to MKKMFKFGWLVLIVGLVALAIGYFNHGAQNVTFENGRPVVQRQASWNLTSKHFKRVDLDVDSANVTIKHGNKFKVSYRGLDRNKPTVTVKNKTLRVRQSGTRSYNGSVFSVNGISDHLTITLPYDAQIKGGRIALNSGELAVNGVDLTHVKLTNESGDVDLSDLTLNGGQTNLSSGEFDAHSLTITGHYAVQNDSGDNEAHAISADGYRLKSDSGDNEVNGQDKDDQSVVEENMNAANTLELITTSGDNEYTD